The stretch of DNA CTGACGACTGCGCAGGCGGCGGTGTTGCTGGCTCCGCTAATCAAGCCTTTGCCGGACTTCGATTCGTTTGTGCTGGGGAAGACGGCGAGTTAGGCGGCGTAGCCAGAGTTCCGATTTCAGAGGTGGGCCGAATGCCCTTGTTCCACGAATGTTCTACGTGGAACATTTTGGCGCTGTTTTTGGGGCAAACTCTGTCAACTATCTTTGCTGTAACTAATTGATTTGGATGGGCTTGAGTTTGCAGGGAATTAGGGCTATTTGTGCCTCAATTTTCGGCTCTGAAAGTGACATAGCGTTGACGGGCGTAAACATACTTGACTCATCAAGCAACTTTAGCTAAAGTTGCTGCATGGAACCAAAGCCCCTGCAACAGGCGATTCTCTACTTCGCCAATCCGGACAACTGCGTTAGCTACATCGTAGCGCGGCGCTGGCCGGATGGCGTGGTATGCCCTACTTGCGGGCGCACCGACGTTTCCTACGTTCCGGCCCGGCGCGTGTGGCAGTGTAAGAGCCGCCATCCTAAGTGCCAGTTCTCCGTCAAGGTCGGAACCATATTCGAGGATTCGCCCATCCCGCTGGATAAGTGGCTGATGGCGATGTGGATGGTTGCCAACTGCCGAAACGGAGTTAGCTCCTACGAGATTCACCGCACCATCAAAGTCACTCAGAAGTCGGCTTGGTTCATGCTGCATCGGATACGGCTGGCCATGAAGGGTGAGACTGACACTAAACTCGGCGGAGGCGGAGGCCCAGTCGAAGCCGATGAATCGTTTGTCGGCGGCGATCCTATGAACTGGCATTTGGGAAAGAGAGCAACCCGGAAGCGCTTCACCGATCCCGAACTCAAAGCCAAATCCGAAAAGACTGCCGTTATGGGGATGCTTGACCGGAGCACACGCGAAGTCCGTGCCAAGGTAGTTCCCAATGTAAACCGCGAAACCTTGCAGGATGCCATACTGAACAACATCGCCAGAAAAAGCGCCATCTATACCGATGGCTGGAAGGCTTACGACAACCTCAAGGCTCTGGAATTCGTCCACGAAACCGTGAACCATGTCGAAGAGTATGTGAGAGGCACGGTCCACACCAATGGATTGGAGAACTTCTGGTCACTGCTCAAACGCAGTCTGCGCGGTACATAGGTGTCCGTCGAGCCGTACAACCTGGACGCCTATATCGACGAGCAGATTTACCGATACAACAACCGGATCGGGAAGAAAGATGGGGATCGATTCTCCAAGCTGGTGTCCAAGGTAGTCGGGAAGCGGCTTACCTATGAAGAATTAACCGGCAAACTGGACGCGAGGCCTTTCTAAGCGCCAGCATCGCGGGAAGGGGAAGCCTTCTTCTTAGGACCGCGCCGGTTCGGGTTGGCCTCTGCCTGCTTCAGGTACTCTTCCTGTCGTTGTTGAATCTCGGCTTTCGGAACACTTAAAACCTTGTCCACCAAGCTGGTAAACCTGTCGTATTCTTCCGAGGTTGGCGGCTTCGCACCCATGCCAATATGATAGCGCCAACCTGCTTCCAAGGAGAATGACACATGCCCGATCTGACCAATGATGAGCAACTGGACGACTGGGATGAACCAGACTGGGGCGAACTCGCCCTGCGGGAAATGGGATGCTTTGAAGAGGGTAGCGGCGACGATGACGACCCAGCCGTCTTGGCATACATGGATGAGTACGCAGACGATTGGCTGGAGGCCCATCCACCCAAGCCGCTATAGTGGGAGCGAATTCGAGGAGAAACTATGGCAGAACAACAACAGGCTTATCAGGATTGCATTCGTGAACTTCTTCGAACGGTCGAGAGGTTAATGGCTGAGAATGTTGCCCTTCGGCGTGTAATCGCAGACCTTCGCGGACCCAAGATGCCAGACTTGTATGGCCGCGTGCTTCCAGAAATTGAACGAAACTCGGAACCCATGTTTCACACATTACATTCTTATCTTCGAGAAGGAAATCCAGAAGAGATTCGGCGTACTCTTGAGCAAGCCTTAAATAGCCACCAAGAACAGATGGCGAAGGCTCCCTTTCAGAGTTCAGATGAGTACCATTAGACAACTCTTGCATTGAACACACTCCAGATGTACCCTTGGATTGTCGATGCAAGAGTTTGGAAGGGCGGCCTGCCAGGGCCGCTTTTCTACGTTATGCCGCTACTGTAGCGCGAATCCCAAAACAGCGCTATGCACTTCCAATCCCAGAGCAGCTAAAATCGTGGTCGATGAATACGGAATATGAGATTAAGCTCGTGATGACCGAGGCTCGGCTGATGGCTGGGTTGACGCAGAAAGAACTTGCGCGACTGATGTGTACAACTCAATTGGCGATAGCGAGGATGGAGTCTGGGCGGAGTTTGCCAACCATCGCCACGCTTGAGAAATTGGCCGAAGTGACTGGGAACCGGCTTGAGGTTAGGTTGATTAAATGCCCTTCATAAACTCCGCTATCGACATTCCGAATGCAGTCGCCAGAGCTTGAATCGTGTTCAAGCAAACTTCCTTCCTGCCTAATTCCAGATCCGAAACATAGTTCTCGTTGATCCCGGCCTGCACTGCTAAATCCAACTGCCGCCATCCGCGCTTTCGCCGCAAACTTCGGATTCTCTGCCCGAGGGCTGTGCAGACTTCACTTGCCATCCCCACCATAGTCCGGTTAGGCTGGAAAGTTCATCCCTACTATAGTGGGGATTTCAGAAATTCCCGTTAGATCGGAACCAGCCCATGAACCGGCTAAAAGCGTTGCCCTGGACGCAGATTTTGCTCTTTTGCCTGCTGCTTACAAATCTGGTGAACTACGT from Acidicapsa acidisoli encodes:
- a CDS encoding helix-turn-helix domain-containing protein, with translation MVGMASEVCTALGQRIRSLRRKRGWRQLDLAVQAGINENYVSDLELGRKEVCLNTIQALATAFGMSIAEFMKGI
- a CDS encoding helix-turn-helix domain-containing protein, with protein sequence MAGLTQKELARLMCTTQLAIARMESGRSLPTIATLEKLAEVTGNRLEVRLIKCPS
- a CDS encoding IS1595 family transposase, which produces MEPKPLQQAILYFANPDNCVSYIVARRWPDGVVCPTCGRTDVSYVPARRVWQCKSRHPKCQFSVKVGTIFEDSPIPLDKWLMAMWMVANCRNGVSSYEIHRTIKVTQKSAWFMLHRIRLAMKGETDTKLGGGGGPVEADESFVGGDPMNWHLGKRATRKRFTDPELKAKSEKTAVMGMLDRSTREVRAKVVPNVNRETLQDAILNNIARKSAIYTDGWKAYDNLKALEFVHETVNHVEEYVRGTVHTNGLENFWSLLKRSLRGT